The following coding sequences are from one Treponema bryantii window:
- a CDS encoding phage terminase large subunit: MRELFKPTAVQKKALELLSSSAKHILLFGGSRSGKTTVLVMAIIFRACRYPGSRHLICRFRAKDARSSVLHETLLPWLNKTIGASNYKANVHDGLITLWNGSEIWIGGLGDKEQVDRILGHEYVTIYFNEVSQISYSAITTAYSRLAMKVEGCKNKFFYDCNPCSPMHWAYKVFIRKIEPRTDEKLNKPELYASAVLNPMDNAENLDEDYISDILDNMPEKQRARFRDGLWVKPDGSVYEKFEESMILPRNKLPKKFDKFTGGQDFGLHIAAVKIGWLGEKVYVIADFGGFNITTKTSVEQQTAKDWYKESFVTYCDPAGGERIQEIPGGVKANNSVDAGIDYIIAKIERGQFFVCKDCTGVLGEIWDYSRDENNQIIKVNDHYMDAMRYAIFSAVTSGVVMV, encoded by the coding sequence ATGAGAGAGCTTTTTAAGCCGACAGCTGTACAGAAGAAAGCCCTGGAACTGCTTAGTAGTTCTGCGAAACACATTCTGCTTTTTGGCGGTTCACGTTCGGGAAAGACTACGGTTCTTGTAATGGCTATTATCTTTCGTGCCTGCCGTTATCCAGGAAGCAGACATCTGATCTGCCGCTTTCGTGCAAAGGATGCTCGAAGTTCTGTACTGCATGAAACGCTGCTACCCTGGCTGAATAAAACTATCGGAGCTTCGAACTATAAAGCGAATGTTCACGATGGTCTTATTACTCTCTGGAATGGTTCTGAGATTTGGATTGGCGGTCTTGGAGATAAAGAACAGGTTGATAGGATTTTGGGCCACGAGTATGTGACGATTTACTTTAACGAAGTAAGTCAGATTTCTTACTCTGCGATTACTACAGCTTACAGCCGATTGGCTATGAAAGTTGAAGGCTGCAAGAACAAGTTCTTTTATGACTGTAACCCATGTAGCCCGATGCATTGGGCATACAAAGTTTTCATTCGAAAAATTGAACCTCGAACGGATGAAAAACTAAACAAGCCGGAGCTTTACGCTTCTGCAGTTTTGAACCCGATGGATAACGCTGAGAATCTTGATGAAGATTATATCAGCGACATCCTGGACAACATGCCGGAAAAGCAGCGTGCAAGATTCCGTGACGGTCTATGGGTAAAACCAGACGGCTCTGTTTATGAGAAGTTTGAAGAGTCTATGATTCTTCCACGCAACAAGCTTCCGAAGAAGTTTGATAAGTTTACCGGCGGACAGGATTTTGGCTTACATATTGCAGCCGTAAAAATTGGCTGGCTTGGAGAGAAAGTTTATGTTATCGCTGATTTTGGTGGCTTTAATATTACGACAAAAACCAGTGTTGAGCAGCAGACTGCGAAAGACTGGTACAAAGAAAGTTTCGTTACCTACTGTGACCCGGCAGGTGGCGAAAGAATACAAGAGATTCCAGGCGGCGTGAAAGCGAATAACTCTGTGGATGCAGGAATTGATTACATAATTGCAAAGATTGAACGTGGACAGTTTTTTGTTTGCAAAGACTGTACCGGAGTTCTTGGGGAGATTTGGGATTATTCCCGCGACGAGAATAATCAGATTATAAAAGTTAATGACCATTACATGGACGCTATGCGATACGCAATTTTTAGTGCCGTAACCAGTGGCGTTGTAATGGTCTAA
- a CDS encoding phage major capsid protein — MNEVIVSLQQKLENMKTLVPTEAATPEQISKYFNENEEIIAGILKAADSQTTATTSELEGIKEAVKELRNLMRKADAEMKPLSYRDVCYNLGKALCAAWNKDAQTLGELKFCPNIRAEKWNNPKDFSWETGKGFVPSKAVLGEPIGNLANNDQYLINPIYEETIMQEVAKQSQMMNLVTHRPMSGPSIFIPERDRGGIELKWLTSYGQKIDATKSNMPTRTELKAYTLAGYVPFFDEFGEDVFVDLGKMFLEDFTEAYGQEFDRQCLIADADPFTGAINMTHAEKHAISGTDVSSLTYLDFRAAELKVEPEERKYCKWILNETVLNHIANIQDDNHNPIWRKPGDGMPGRIDGYDVVESRLMPQLADIEADNVIAIFMNPKRIIHGNRKGIEIKRFDETTESLEYGELFMRFRKRDGFLVTRPAKNMVLLKTAEE; from the coding sequence ATGAATGAAGTAATTGTATCACTTCAGCAGAAATTAGAGAACATGAAAACTCTTGTTCCTACTGAAGCTGCAACACCTGAACAGATTTCAAAGTATTTCAACGAAAACGAAGAAATCATTGCAGGTATTTTGAAGGCTGCTGACAGTCAGACAACTGCCACAACATCAGAACTTGAAGGAATTAAAGAAGCTGTAAAAGAGCTTCGTAACCTTATGCGCAAAGCTGATGCCGAAATGAAACCACTCTCTTACAGAGACGTTTGTTACAACCTCGGTAAAGCTTTGTGTGCTGCCTGGAACAAGGATGCACAGACTCTTGGAGAACTCAAGTTCTGTCCTAACATCAGAGCTGAAAAATGGAACAATCCAAAAGACTTCAGCTGGGAAACCGGAAAAGGCTTTGTGCCATCTAAAGCTGTTCTTGGTGAGCCAATCGGAAACCTCGCCAACAATGACCAGTATCTTATCAATCCAATTTACGAAGAGACTATCATGCAGGAAGTTGCAAAACAGTCTCAGATGATGAACCTCGTAACTCATCGCCCGATGAGCGGTCCATCTATTTTCATTCCAGAACGTGACCGCGGCGGCATCGAGCTTAAATGGCTGACTTCTTACGGTCAGAAAATCGATGCTACAAAATCAAACATGCCAACAAGAACAGAACTCAAAGCTTACACACTTGCAGGCTATGTTCCATTCTTTGACGAGTTCGGAGAAGATGTTTTTGTGGACCTTGGAAAGATGTTCCTCGAAGATTTTACAGAGGCATACGGACAGGAGTTTGACCGCCAGTGCTTGATTGCGGATGCAGATCCATTTACAGGAGCCATCAACATGACTCATGCAGAAAAGCATGCAATCTCAGGTACAGATGTATCTTCTCTTACATATCTCGACTTCAGAGCTGCAGAACTCAAAGTTGAACCGGAAGAAAGAAAATACTGCAAGTGGATTTTGAACGAGACTGTTCTCAACCACATTGCAAACATTCAGGACGACAACCACAATCCAATCTGGAGAAAGCCAGGCGACGGAATGCCAGGCCGCATTGACGGATATGACGTTGTGGAATCAAGACTGATGCCACAGCTCGCAGACATCGAAGCTGACAACGTGATTGCCATCTTCATGAATCCAAAAAGAATCATTCACGGAAACCGCAAAGGAATCGAAATCAAGAGATTTGATGAAACAACAGAATCTCTTGAATACGGAGAGCTCTTTATGCGCTTCAGAAAGCGTGACGGCTTCCTTGTTACAAGACCTGCCAAAAACATGGTTCTTCTCAAAACTGCAGAAGAATAA
- a CDS encoding phage portal protein: MAEDFSVREKKTCTDPYLQHAWVSVCIDILTRNVARAEFEVRKNGTVERETSLANLFRYPNKNLSRFDLWKQTCAWWSLDGEAFWWFGENYVCGIPTEIYILNPRNMQHVVNDGKITKWVYTEEVSGRPLMILPDEIIHFKDWNPWNVYRGVSPLVSLGLEVEQDLLAAKQNTGLLKEGGVPKGLLKTDQVLTEAEAELLARTWDRKYGRGMKNRVAVLGKGTEYQPLTFSPDVLKLYDMKKWNLYTLLAKYGIPPRVANIQDSKSSLSGTDTENQHRAFWNFTLIPLLRNFEQILEVQFFRRFNLSETGEFNLNSIPELQESEDAQSNRDIAEINAGLKTINDVLRQRGENEKPWGDIWYKPSSLTAVDSESTKESKN; encoded by the coding sequence GTGGCTGAAGATTTTAGTGTCAGGGAAAAGAAAACCTGCACGGATCCATATTTGCAGCATGCCTGGGTTTCTGTGTGCATCGATATTTTAACTCGTAATGTTGCGAGAGCTGAATTCGAAGTTCGTAAAAACGGAACGGTTGAACGTGAAACGTCCCTAGCAAATCTTTTTAGATATCCAAATAAAAATCTGAGCCGCTTTGATTTATGGAAACAGACTTGTGCCTGGTGGAGTCTGGACGGTGAAGCCTTCTGGTGGTTCGGGGAAAATTATGTCTGTGGAATTCCAACTGAAATATACATTCTTAATCCTCGTAATATGCAGCACGTTGTGAATGATGGAAAAATTACTAAGTGGGTCTATACAGAAGAAGTCAGTGGACGGCCACTGATGATTCTTCCAGATGAAATAATTCATTTTAAGGACTGGAACCCATGGAATGTTTACAGGGGCGTAAGTCCGCTGGTAAGTTTGGGGCTTGAGGTTGAACAGGATTTGCTTGCGGCAAAGCAGAACACAGGCTTGCTTAAAGAAGGAGGCGTACCGAAAGGATTACTGAAAACGGACCAGGTATTAACAGAAGCTGAAGCAGAACTTTTAGCTAGAACCTGGGACAGAAAGTATGGCCGCGGCATGAAGAATCGTGTTGCTGTGTTAGGTAAAGGCACAGAGTATCAGCCGCTTACTTTTAGCCCTGATGTTCTGAAACTTTATGATATGAAAAAATGGAATCTTTATACTCTTCTGGCAAAATACGGCATTCCGCCACGAGTGGCAAATATACAAGATTCCAAGAGCTCTTTAAGTGGCACGGATACAGAAAACCAGCACCGTGCATTCTGGAACTTTACGCTGATACCTCTTCTAAGAAACTTTGAACAGATTCTTGAAGTGCAGTTTTTCAGAAGATTTAATTTGTCGGAAACCGGCGAGTTCAATCTTAATTCCATTCCCGAGTTGCAGGAATCGGAGGACGCCCAGAGCAACCGGGATATCGCTGAGATTAATGCAGGTCTCAAGACGATAAATGATGTTTTGAGACAACGGGGAGAAAACGAAAAGCCGTGGGGCGACATCTGGTATAAGCCCTCTTCTCTGACTGCAGTTGATTCAGAAAGTACTAAGGAGTCAAAAAACTAA
- a CDS encoding peptidoglycan endopeptidase translates to MEKGNLKMRLMLEAEKEIVEGLTESERYRYFLGRMQFLKYESGKENLISSDCSGSVCLALLLATGCAIRVTADSLFRKYFTKKNPEKDDIQAAFFVTLYDRKLGNRLYKENEVCHVAGVCGRDVVLNCVEPYSELRSLSDMKPYYQANDYRVIVRGLDREALQKASDDNVDLFGADYQFEQIRNAIDGVRG, encoded by the coding sequence ATGGAAAAAGGAAATCTAAAAATGAGACTCATGCTTGAAGCTGAAAAAGAAATTGTTGAAGGTCTTACTGAATCAGAACGCTACCGCTACTTTCTTGGACGAATGCAGTTTCTGAAATATGAAAGCGGAAAAGAAAACCTTATCAGTTCTGATTGTTCAGGCTCTGTTTGTCTTGCTCTTCTCCTTGCTACTGGCTGTGCAATTCGTGTTACTGCTGATTCTTTGTTCAGAAAATATTTTACAAAAAAGAATCCTGAGAAAGATGACATACAGGCTGCTTTCTTTGTGACTCTATATGACAGGAAACTTGGAAACAGATTGTACAAGGAAAATGAAGTATGCCATGTTGCAGGAGTTTGTGGCCGCGATGTTGTGCTTAACTGTGTTGAGCCTTATTCAGAGCTTCGCTCTCTTTCTGATATGAAACCTTATTACCAGGCAAATGATTACCGTGTAATTGTTCGCGGACTGGACCGTGAAGCATTACAGAAAGCAAGTGATGATAACGTGGATTTGTTTGGAGCTGACTATCAGTTTGAACAGATTCGAAACGCGATTGATGGAGTACGTGGATGA
- a CDS encoding MutH/Sau3AI family endonuclease, translating into MAQNIEHTYTKKEVENLLEACLNKTLGEIDKNHVFDKTKTNPKITGIAGDVIEQSVFGYEANSDSSPDLNIDGILTELKTTGIRVSKKNKKQYQAKEPMSITGVSPNIIINEEFEDSRFWHKLAHLLLVYYLYASNKTVLAAEYANFFVKGYQFLEFSEDDKKILEQDWLIVRNFIRSLNKNEALYPEISHLRDKLLFIDTAPKWPHPPRFRLKRTVVSNIVQKHFNGSLEQLPKTYDTYADIDKACHEITQKYKNKTVAELADEFAIKGKITKAIGERLTVNMFGGKAKKMQKIDLFSKIGLLGKTIVLTEKGKRTEDMKLFRINFDEIINENEKFTDSMFYDYFNENQLLCIIFEEHDSSDFSKNTFLGFKRISFSDDFINLYVQSVWQRIRELVIYKELKNVVCLDKNGNPIINKTGVEKSAPNFPKSSENVIFVRGDSGNSKMKTETVNGIEMYNQYIWIKGSYMAKKLDEKEFI; encoded by the coding sequence ATGGCACAGAACATTGAACACACATATACAAAAAAAGAAGTTGAAAATTTACTTGAAGCTTGTCTTAATAAAACCTTAGGTGAAATCGATAAAAATCATGTATTTGACAAGACAAAGACAAATCCTAAAATTACAGGAATTGCTGGTGATGTAATAGAACAGTCAGTATTCGGATATGAAGCAAACAGTGATTCTTCTCCAGATTTAAACATTGATGGAATATTAACTGAGTTAAAAACAACAGGTATACGTGTTTCAAAAAAGAATAAAAAACAATATCAAGCAAAAGAACCTATGTCTATTACTGGAGTTTCTCCGAATATAATTATTAATGAAGAGTTTGAAGATTCTCGATTCTGGCATAAGTTAGCACATCTTCTTCTTGTTTATTATTTGTACGCTTCAAATAAAACAGTTCTTGCTGCTGAATATGCTAACTTCTTTGTAAAAGGTTATCAATTTCTTGAGTTCTCTGAAGACGATAAAAAGATTTTGGAACAGGACTGGCTTATAGTACGCAATTTTATTCGTTCATTGAATAAGAATGAAGCGTTATACCCTGAGATATCACATCTTAGAGATAAACTTTTATTTATTGATACAGCTCCAAAATGGCCACATCCTCCAAGATTCAGATTAAAGAGAACTGTTGTTTCTAATATTGTTCAGAAACATTTTAATGGGTCTCTCGAACAGCTGCCAAAAACTTATGATACATATGCTGATATTGATAAAGCTTGCCATGAAATAACACAAAAATATAAGAATAAGACAGTAGCTGAATTAGCTGATGAGTTCGCAATTAAAGGAAAAATAACCAAAGCAATAGGCGAAAGGCTTACAGTAAATATGTTCGGTGGTAAAGCTAAGAAAATGCAGAAAATCGATCTTTTTAGTAAAATCGGCTTACTTGGAAAAACAATTGTACTTACGGAAAAAGGAAAACGAACAGAAGATATGAAACTTTTTCGCATAAATTTTGATGAAATTATAAATGAAAATGAAAAATTTACAGACTCGATGTTTTATGACTATTTTAATGAAAATCAACTTTTGTGTATAATATTTGAAGAACACGATTCTTCTGATTTTAGTAAAAATACTTTCCTTGGATTCAAGAGAATTTCTTTCTCAGATGATTTTATTAATTTATATGTACAATCTGTATGGCAGAGAATAAGAGAGCTTGTAATATATAAAGAATTAAAAAACGTTGTTTGTTTAGATAAAAATGGTAATCCAATTATAAATAAAACTGGAGTTGAAAAGTCGGCTCCTAATTTTCCGAAATCTTCAGAAAATGTAATATTTGTTCGAGGTGACAGTGGAAATTCAAAAATGAAAACTGAAACTGTAAATGGAATAGAAATGTATAATCAATATATTTGGATAAAAGGCAGTTATATGGCAAAAAAACTGGATGAAAAAGAATTTATCTAA
- a CDS encoding restriction endonuclease — protein sequence MSTVQVGDEFEAKVFRLFSILLKEGSLFVPPNSNIFQKKKYYSDQRKDDIVFDIAIESYIPGSLEPSLIIFIECKHYKEKVPISDIEEFHSKVEQIAPNANKAILVTNSSFSEQGINFAKANHIALVRIFDDDNINWLLPREVTGSITYKEIESAEQEILYALCEDEYKIINNSILYFNGYPMYDSIGFIESIYNYGDYHSHNKNNIILEKLYQNDITLPEIDFLNDSTLISIANNFRQTLIDKYLINESNIETKVFIEYLKDYYDFSIDFVDELNLTQPIRYLAYVDYENKKIYILNEILKYENRLRFTLIHEISHLLLHEKLQQILLNNKTLILLPESKKARVEIQANKLTSFILLPPKELMTELNYLIQKYKLNSNRGYFIYLDSQPCNISQWNYISTHLSNKFGVSKDVIKRRLKEIGFLKIEEEQIKSFGNF from the coding sequence ATGTCAACTGTACAGGTAGGTGATGAGTTTGAAGCTAAGGTTTTCCGTCTTTTTTCTATTCTTTTAAAAGAAGGAAGTCTATTTGTTCCTCCTAATTCAAATATATTTCAGAAAAAGAAATATTATTCAGATCAAAGAAAAGATGATATTGTTTTTGATATAGCTATAGAATCATATATACCTGGTAGTTTGGAACCCTCATTAATCATTTTTATAGAATGTAAGCACTATAAAGAAAAAGTACCTATTAGTGACATTGAAGAATTTCATTCTAAAGTTGAACAAATCGCACCCAACGCTAACAAAGCTATTTTAGTTACAAATAGTTCTTTTTCAGAACAGGGTATAAATTTTGCAAAAGCAAACCATATTGCTTTAGTTCGTATTTTTGATGATGATAATATTAATTGGCTTTTGCCAAGAGAAGTTACAGGTTCAATCACATATAAGGAAATTGAATCTGCAGAACAAGAAATCTTATATGCACTTTGTGAAGATGAATATAAAATAATAAATAATTCAATCTTATATTTTAATGGTTACCCAATGTATGATTCTATTGGTTTTATAGAATCTATCTATAACTACGGTGATTATCATAGTCATAACAAGAATAACATAATTCTTGAGAAATTATATCAGAATGACATTACCTTACCAGAAATTGATTTTTTAAACGATTCTACATTAATCTCTATCGCCAATAATTTTAGACAAACACTAATTGATAAATATCTGATTAATGAATCAAATATTGAAACAAAAGTATTTATTGAATATTTAAAAGATTATTATGATTTTTCAATTGATTTTGTTGATGAGCTAAATTTAACACAACCAATTCGTTATTTGGCATATGTGGATTATGAAAATAAAAAGATTTATATCTTAAATGAAATACTCAAATATGAAAATCGATTAAGGTTTACATTAATTCACGAAATAAGTCATTTACTTTTACATGAAAAATTGCAACAAATATTACTAAACAATAAAACCCTTATTTTACTCCCAGAATCAAAAAAAGCCCGGGTAGAAATACAAGCCAATAAATTGACATCTTTTATTCTTCTTCCTCCTAAAGAACTTATGACTGAATTGAATTATTTAATTCAGAAATATAAATTAAATAGCAACCGTGGTTATTTCATTTATCTCGATTCACAACCATGCAATATTTCTCAATGGAATTACATTTCTACTCACTTATCTAATAAATTTGGTGTATCAAAAGATGTAATTAAGAGAAGACTAAAAGAAATAGGTTTCCTAAAAATTGAGGAAGAACAAATAAAGTCTTTTGGTAACTTTTAA
- a CDS encoding excisionase family DNA-binding protein, which yields MAENELQDESEAYTADGFPNILSIDMAAKYLTISKCYLYALVKGSFIPYTKIGKRIVFRKCDLFNWLGMNVVQPKHFFTEEEEFEFEG from the coding sequence ATGGCTGAAAATGAATTGCAGGATGAATCAGAAGCTTATACAGCTGATGGATTTCCTAACATATTAAGCATTGATATGGCGGCTAAATATCTGACCATAAGTAAATGCTATCTCTATGCTCTTGTAAAAGGCAGTTTTATTCCCTACACAAAAATTGGTAAACGCATTGTATTCCGCAAGTGTGATTTGTTTAACTGGCTTGGTATGAATGTCGTACAGCCTAAACATTTCTTTACTGAGGAGGAAGAGTTTGAATTTGAAGGATGA
- the dcm gene encoding DNA (cytosine-5-)-methyltransferase yields MQKTVCELFAGVGGFRCGLNSIKNKDFTPSSETWKTVWFNQWEPGKKNQWAHDCYVKHFGTSLDLNGEDTTNIDISAVDKKAIPDHNLLVGGFPCQDYSVARSLNGEKGIEGKKGVLWWSIWDILKTKKSPFVLLENVDRLLLSPSKQRGRDFGIILSCLNNENYVVEWRVVNAAEYGEVQRRRRTFIFAYKADTNFAKSLNLSKDTNLVSEILETKGFFAKSFPVKKIDIAKINTTDISNDVANVSDTFSFDFCNSGIMFNGTIYTVKSTPVAFKSETIGDIIEKETVDQKYFIPNERLYFTDPASTHSDETETELPAESRHTWQYIKGAKRKYRTAANGHKYIYSEGAIPMIDEWNKPARTMLTSEGSFNRSTHIVRDFTNQQIRILTPKETERIQGFPDDWTNTGMPEKFRYFCMGNALVVPLISRMEKNIEQIFVDEP; encoded by the coding sequence ATGCAAAAAACTGTCTGCGAATTATTCGCTGGGGTTGGCGGTTTTAGGTGCGGCCTCAATTCAATTAAAAATAAAGATTTTACTCCCTCTTCAGAAACTTGGAAAACTGTATGGTTTAATCAGTGGGAACCTGGTAAAAAGAATCAGTGGGCTCACGACTGTTATGTAAAACACTTCGGTACAAGCCTTGATTTGAATGGCGAAGATACAACTAATATAGATATTTCAGCAGTAGATAAAAAAGCAATTCCAGACCATAACCTTTTGGTAGGTGGATTTCCATGCCAGGATTATTCTGTCGCAAGAAGTCTTAACGGTGAAAAAGGAATTGAAGGTAAAAAAGGTGTTCTCTGGTGGTCTATTTGGGATATCCTTAAAACTAAGAAATCGCCTTTTGTACTTCTTGAAAATGTAGACAGACTTTTGCTTTCCCCTTCTAAACAGAGAGGCCGTGATTTTGGAATCATTCTTTCTTGTTTGAACAATGAAAATTATGTCGTTGAATGGCGTGTTGTAAATGCAGCTGAGTATGGAGAAGTCCAGAGACGTCGCCGTACTTTTATTTTTGCATATAAAGCAGACACCAATTTTGCAAAATCCTTGAATCTTTCAAAAGACACAAATCTTGTTTCTGAGATTCTGGAAACTAAAGGATTCTTCGCTAAGTCATTCCCCGTAAAAAAGATTGATATTGCAAAGATTAATACAACAGATATTTCCAATGATGTTGCAAACGTATCTGACACTTTTAGTTTTGACTTCTGTAATTCTGGTATCATGTTTAACGGAACAATCTATACGGTAAAATCAACTCCAGTTGCATTTAAGTCTGAAACAATTGGCGACATTATTGAAAAGGAAACTGTTGATCAGAAATATTTTATTCCGAATGAACGTCTTTATTTTACAGACCCAGCTAGCACTCATTCTGATGAAACAGAAACAGAACTTCCTGCAGAAAGCCGTCACACCTGGCAATATATTAAAGGTGCAAAAAGAAAATATCGTACTGCTGCAAATGGACATAAATATATTTATTCTGAAGGTGCTATTCCAATGATTGATGAATGGAATAAACCTGCAAGAACTATGCTTACAAGCGAAGGTAGTTTTAACCGCAGCACTCACATTGTAAGAGACTTCACAAATCAGCAGATTCGAATCCTTACGCCTAAAGAAACTGAAAGAATTCAGGGATTCCCTGATGATTGGACAAATACAGGTATGCCTGAAAAATTCAGATATTTCTGTATGGGAAATGCTTTAGTGGTTCCTCTTATTTCTAGGATGGAAAAAAACATTGAACAAATTTTTGTGGATGAACCGTAA
- a CDS encoding site-specific integrase, with amino-acid sequence MRPFYISKNRYGYYSVRFVNPETGLMTPYKSTHTADYSEALLIAAQWHKEGTPDKQARQLNSRSAPSGSGIDINKLLTRLTDSEALTLFNALSVRFGNPALNSTPVTTPIPAPTPVVEAAPSVSDLPKKAKVIVHRKNALADSGMIPQEIANKCYEALNPECNLNLCEFLKNFWDPEKSEYIKNKRAHKKPCGDYHCKEMRGMVDRYWLPFFGEDFTVGELTEQYLEDFLQELANFRHLKGATINHARTCGATGLKWLKNKGIIHSNPMANVEAFSKSDATARGIPSEREIKELYELEWDNEVMYLAFNLSAFSGLRPGEISGLQVQDIDAEKDILTIRHSWHRTGYLKSTKTNLVRKVPVAHNIILRLLVQAQKCPGANAESFVFWSKANDYKPFLPQYYDDGFFNALHRIGVSEEERKERNIDFYSLRHFCATYLANMTDMRNVQAVLGHTTPAMTKHYADHMTDEHFNSIREIFEQSRLSIINAA; translated from the coding sequence ATGCGTCCATTTTACATTTCTAAAAACAGATATGGCTACTATTCTGTTCGGTTTGTAAATCCTGAAACTGGTCTTATGACCCCTTATAAGTCTACGCATACTGCTGACTATTCTGAGGCCCTTCTTATTGCGGCTCAATGGCACAAGGAAGGAACACCAGATAAACAGGCTCGGCAACTTAATTCGCGGTCTGCTCCGTCCGGATCTGGAATCGATATTAATAAACTCCTGACACGTCTTACTGATTCTGAAGCACTCACATTGTTCAATGCTCTTTCTGTTCGCTTTGGAAATCCCGCCCTTAATTCAACTCCTGTTACAACTCCAATTCCTGCTCCTACTCCGGTAGTAGAAGCTGCGCCTTCTGTTTCTGATCTTCCGAAAAAAGCGAAGGTCATTGTTCACAGAAAAAATGCCCTTGCAGATTCCGGCATGATTCCGCAAGAAATTGCGAACAAATGTTATGAAGCTCTGAACCCAGAATGTAATTTGAACTTGTGCGAGTTCCTTAAGAACTTCTGGGATCCGGAAAAATCTGAGTACATAAAAAATAAACGTGCACATAAAAAGCCTTGCGGAGATTACCACTGTAAAGAAATGCGCGGTATGGTGGACCGTTACTGGCTGCCGTTCTTTGGCGAAGATTTTACTGTTGGTGAATTGACTGAGCAGTACCTCGAAGACTTTCTGCAGGAGCTTGCGAACTTCCGCCATTTGAAAGGTGCGACTATTAACCATGCCCGCACTTGTGGAGCAACCGGATTGAAGTGGCTTAAGAATAAAGGAATTATACACAGTAACCCAATGGCGAATGTTGAGGCCTTTTCTAAGTCTGACGCTACGGCTCGCGGCATTCCTAGTGAGCGTGAAATTAAAGAGCTTTATGAATTGGAATGGGATAACGAAGTTATGTATCTTGCCTTTAATCTTTCTGCTTTCAGTGGTCTGCGCCCAGGAGAGATTTCTGGTTTACAGGTTCAAGATATAGATGCTGAAAAAGATATTCTTACTATCCGCCATAGCTGGCATCGTACCGGATATTTGAAAAGCACGAAAACAAACCTTGTGCGAAAAGTTCCGGTTGCTCATAACATTATCTTACGGCTTTTGGTCCAGGCTCAAAAGTGCCCTGGTGCTAATGCAGAATCTTTTGTTTTCTGGTCCAAGGCAAATGATTACAAACCGTTCCTTCCGCAGTATTATGATGACGGATTCTTTAATGCTCTTCACAGAATTGGAGTTTCGGAAGAAGAACGCAAAGAACGTAATATAGACTTTTACAGCCTGCGACATTTCTGTGCAACTTATCTTGCAAATATGACTGACATGAGAAACGTTCAGGCAGTTCTTGGACATACAACTCCTGCAATGACTAAGCATTATGCTGATCATATGACGGACGAGCACTTTAATTCTATTCGTGAAATCTTTGAACAGAGCCGTCTTTCTATCATAAATGCTGCATAA